In Desulfonatronovibrio magnus, the genomic window TTACTCGGAACACTTTCAATCTCAGGTAGTTGCTGGCACTTACGCATGGTTTTATAGATTTCCACTCCGATCTTTGCCACAGCTTTGACCGATGAAGATGAACTTTCCGATGAAATGTAGGTTTGCTCAAAAATATCCACCACAGCATCAGCAGCCCTGACAACCTGCTCGCTATTTTTTTTGCCGGTCTTGCACCAGGTTGCAAAGTGCTCGCAGTTGTTGAAAAATAGATTATAGCTGTCTTCACCCAGGCGACTGAAGGCTCTTTCAAGTGTCTTGTCCGCTGAGTCATGCTTGCTGTAGTAACGGATCATTAAGTTACCGCCGGCAGTAAACTCGTGGATGTCAGTCCTTTTGACCGCTGCGTTGCGCTTTTGACCGGGTTCGCCGGTATAATGAATTACAGTCCCATCCCCGCAATCTATGCCATGATGTGAGTACAATGCTCTTTGCACGAAAATGTGATCGCCTTTGGCCATTGATTACTCCCCTATTTCAGCTGACCAACATAGCCT contains:
- a CDS encoding lecithin retinol acyltransferase family protein encodes the protein MAKGDHIFVQRALYSHHGIDCGDGTVIHYTGEPGQKRNAAVKRTDIHEFTAGGNLMIRYYSKHDSADKTLERAFSRLGEDSYNLFFNNCEHFATWCKTGKKNSEQVVRAADAVVDIFEQTYISSESSSSSVKAVAKIGVEIYKTMRKCQQLPEIESVPSKYRKKIKVISNPERTKHSSQDDIKQDSLYEALELIVDHKNKFPSR